A genomic region of Ignavibacteria bacterium contains the following coding sequences:
- a CDS encoding T9SS type A sorting domain-containing protein: MKKSIYFILILFLITKISNSQIASLEATISLKQVDGVTIPFQNGMPLPTFEKQNRYIINLGGNWKKQRFNANDNITLAKRDAAGYQNLINEAAGRQLPDFDDSQWADKLIPSVENQMNPFPIVPEYYQNGVWYRKNFTVDSALAGKFVKLIFYAVNYVADVWLNGNYVGYHEGGYTSFAFDVSNYLNFGGNNVLVVRVDNPEWGTRNDIVPYTQCDWFNYTGIIHDVYLEFSNPVNVVRTNVVPLNTNGDIQTTVVLYNKSNSNKNVDVSVEIFNAEINSQNIMSERASELIGSPASFIGVNQTSVSIQKDSTRVWGTTLTIQNPRLWTPKTPNLYVMKITLRENGEVIDEYYTQFGIRTIRTNVDKVYLNGNPVFFVGVARHEDHPVYGRSVPLDVIYSDLLKVKEINAVMLRTAHYPNHPYTYLLTDRLGIVVVEEIPVWWFDVTLAWVIQNSVRHIHEQMFKEMVFRDYNRPSIIMWSTTNECKDVDNRRVFINRVKQELQSLYPDGRLITQSAAADRPGADDPSQQVCDVAGWTMYFGIFHGGTYYDGTRLFLTMANYYYPEKPILDTEFGYWSGENNAVGGQNAQVEVFKETFRAFTFRASVIRPDGSYRDGGYLMGVTWWCIFDWYSHQHPQGFQSMGLYRMFRDTAKFVRDTLKRYYEPFYNIGGFVTEVETENLNLLPKDFQLYQNYPNPFNPVTKIKYAVSRQENVVIKIFDLLGREIATLVNEEKLPGNYEIELDADKLNLSSGVYVYQMKAGNFLASKKLILLR; this comes from the coding sequence ATGAAAAAAAGTATCTATTTCATTTTAATTCTGTTCTTAATTACAAAAATTTCTAATTCTCAAATTGCAAGTCTCGAGGCTACAATTAGTCTTAAACAGGTTGATGGCGTAACAATTCCTTTTCAGAATGGAATGCCTCTGCCGACCTTTGAAAAGCAAAATAGATACATTATTAATCTTGGCGGCAATTGGAAAAAGCAAAGGTTTAATGCAAATGATAACATAACTCTTGCCAAACGAGATGCAGCAGGCTATCAAAATTTAATCAACGAAGCTGCAGGAAGACAATTACCTGATTTTGATGACTCACAATGGGCAGATAAACTCATCCCTTCTGTTGAAAATCAGATGAATCCATTCCCAATAGTTCCTGAATATTATCAGAATGGTGTTTGGTATAGAAAAAACTTTACTGTTGATTCTGCTTTAGCCGGGAAATTTGTTAAGCTGATTTTTTACGCAGTCAATTATGTCGCCGATGTTTGGTTAAATGGAAACTATGTCGGTTATCATGAAGGTGGTTATACATCATTTGCATTTGATGTTTCGAATTATCTTAATTTCGGTGGGAACAATGTTTTAGTCGTTCGTGTGGATAATCCGGAATGGGGAACTCGAAATGATATTGTCCCTTATACTCAATGTGATTGGTTTAATTACACAGGAATTATTCACGATGTTTATCTTGAATTTTCAAACCCTGTTAATGTTGTTAGAACAAATGTTGTCCCACTTAACACAAACGGGGATATTCAAACAACGGTTGTGCTTTACAACAAATCGAATTCAAATAAGAATGTTGATGTGTCAGTTGAGATTTTTAATGCAGAGATAAATTCACAAAACATAATGAGTGAAAGAGCAAGTGAGTTAATAGGTTCGCCAGCTTCTTTTATTGGGGTAAATCAGACATCGGTTTCGATTCAAAAGGATTCAACTCGAGTTTGGGGAACAACATTAACAATTCAAAATCCCAGATTGTGGACACCAAAAACTCCAAACCTTTATGTGATGAAAATCACACTAAGAGAAAATGGCGAAGTAATTGATGAATATTACACTCAATTCGGTATTAGAACAATCAGGACAAATGTTGACAAAGTTTATCTCAATGGAAATCCTGTATTCTTTGTGGGAGTTGCAAGGCACGAAGATCATCCAGTTTACGGCAGGAGTGTTCCTTTAGATGTAATTTACTCCGATTTATTAAAAGTTAAAGAAATAAACGCAGTAATGTTGAGGACAGCTCATTATCCCAATCATCCTTACACTTATTTATTAACCGATCGATTAGGAATTGTTGTAGTCGAAGAAATTCCGGTCTGGTGGTTCGATGTAACTTTAGCGTGGGTAATTCAAAATAGTGTCAGACATATTCATGAGCAGATGTTCAAAGAAATGGTTTTCAGAGATTACAACAGACCCTCGATTATAATGTGGAGCACTACAAATGAATGCAAAGATGTTGATAATAGAAGAGTTTTTATTAATCGAGTCAAGCAGGAACTTCAATCACTCTATCCGGATGGACGTTTAATCACTCAATCAGCAGCGGCAGATAGACCAGGCGCCGACGATCCATCTCAACAGGTTTGTGATGTTGCTGGATGGACAATGTACTTTGGTATCTTTCATGGCGGGACTTATTATGATGGGACAAGATTATTCCTAACAATGGCTAATTATTACTATCCAGAGAAGCCAATATTAGATACTGAGTTCGGTTACTGGTCAGGTGAAAATAATGCGGTCGGCGGGCAAAATGCTCAGGTGGAAGTTTTCAAAGAAACATTCAGGGCTTTTACTTTCAGAGCATCAGTTATTCGTCCTGATGGAAGTTATCGAGACGGCGGATATTTGATGGGTGTAACCTGGTGGTGTATTTTCGATTGGTATTCTCACCAACATCCTCAAGGTTTTCAAAGTATGGGATTGTATCGAATGTTTAGAGATACAGCAAAATTTGTAAGAGATACTTTGAAAAGATACTATGAACCATTTTATAATATTGGCGGATTTGTAACAGAAGTCGAAACAGAAAATTTGAATTTATTGCCCAAAGATTTTCAACTCTACCAGAATTATCCTAATCCGTTTAATCCTGTAACAAAAATTAAATATGCAGTTAGTCGTCAGGAAAATGTGGTTATAAAAATTTTCGATTTGCTCGGTCGTGAAATCGCAACTTTAGTAAATGAAGAAAAATTACCCGGCAATTATGAGATTGAGTTAGATGCAGACAAATTAAATTTATCAAGTGGAGTTTATGTTTATCAAATGAAGGCAGGAAATTTTCTTGCAAGTAAAAAGCTGATTTTGTTGAGATGA
- the fucP gene encoding L-fucose:H+ symporter permease has translation MSSFTSNMEAVSSSNNKSYLPELTILTSLFFMWGFLTCLNDILIPHLQNVFELNYFQSMLVQFTFFLAYFIVSLPSGWLVERVGYKKGIVIGLLTAGIGTLIFYPAAALRSYPVFLFAFFVLASGITLLQVAANPYVTILGKPETASSRLNLTQAFNSLGTTVAPYFGSLLILSNAVKTTEELAKLSPQELEAYRVAEAAAVQYPYLGLAAVLFIMAGIFALLKLPQIEASTVQSSENNGMNYDDLHKSAWGYRHLVLGAIGIFVYVGAEVSIGSFLVKYFVNLDPNMLEVEAGKMVSFYWGGAMVGRFIGSAVQRKIKPGIVLGFNAIMASLLVITSMLNDGKVAMWSILLVGLFNSIMFPTIFSLAIRGLGKHTGQASGILCMAIVGGAIVPVLQGLLADNIGIHHAFILPVLCYWYIAYYGFKGSVPSFEKAEIAIEEA, from the coding sequence ATGTCTTCATTTACTTCAAATATGGAAGCTGTTAGTTCATCAAACAACAAAAGCTATTTACCAGAACTTACAATTTTAACTTCACTGTTTTTTATGTGGGGATTCTTAACCTGCCTTAACGATATTTTAATTCCCCATCTTCAAAATGTTTTTGAATTGAATTACTTCCAATCAATGTTAGTTCAATTTACTTTCTTTCTCGCTTATTTTATCGTTTCTCTTCCGTCAGGCTGGCTTGTCGAAAGAGTCGGTTACAAAAAAGGAATAGTAATTGGATTACTCACTGCTGGAATTGGAACATTAATTTTCTATCCAGCTGCTGCTTTAAGATCTTATCCTGTTTTTCTCTTTGCATTTTTCGTTCTCGCATCTGGAATTACACTTCTTCAAGTTGCAGCTAATCCTTATGTAACCATTTTAGGTAAACCAGAAACAGCATCATCAAGATTAAACTTAACTCAAGCTTTTAATTCACTTGGAACTACAGTAGCGCCTTACTTTGGCTCATTATTAATTTTATCAAACGCTGTTAAGACAACCGAAGAACTTGCTAAATTATCTCCACAAGAATTAGAAGCTTATCGTGTTGCTGAAGCTGCAGCAGTTCAATATCCTTATCTCGGACTTGCAGCTGTTCTGTTCATTATGGCAGGTATTTTTGCACTTCTAAAATTACCACAGATTGAAGCAAGCACTGTTCAATCTTCTGAAAACAATGGAATGAATTACGATGATCTTCACAAAAGTGCCTGGGGTTATCGTCATTTAGTTCTTGGCGCAATTGGAATCTTTGTTTATGTAGGTGCAGAGGTTTCGATTGGAAGTTTTCTTGTAAAATATTTCGTGAACTTGGATCCAAATATGTTAGAGGTTGAAGCTGGTAAGATGGTTTCATTCTATTGGGGCGGTGCAATGGTTGGACGATTCATCGGTTCTGCAGTCCAGAGAAAAATAAAACCAGGTATAGTTTTAGGATTTAATGCAATTATGGCCTCTCTGCTTGTGATTACTTCAATGCTAAATGATGGAAAAGTTGCAATGTGGTCTATCTTGCTTGTTGGTTTATTCAATTCAATAATGTTTCCAACAATTTTCTCACTTGCAATTCGCGGTTTAGGCAAGCATACTGGTCAGGCTTCAGGAATTTTGTGCATGGCAATTGTAGGCGGTGCAATTGTTCCAGTTCTTCAAGGATTGCTTGCTGATAATATTGGAATTCATCACGCATTTATTCTACCCGTTTTATGTTATTGGTATATTGCTTATTATGGATTTAAAGGAAGTGTTCCTTCCTTTGAAAAAGCTGAAATTGCAATTGAGGAAGCATAA
- a CDS encoding sodium/solute symporter (Members of the Solute:Sodium Symporter (SSS), TC 2.A.21 as described in tcdb.org, catalyze solute:Na+ symport. Known solutes for members of the family include sugars, amino acids, nucleosides, inositols, vitamins, urea or anions, depending on the system.), with translation MFEVFSYIDAVVLIVYFILILSLGFYYSQKNDDNYEKYFLAGKNIPWFIVGVSIFATNISSEHFIGLAGAGSLRGLAVGQFELMAIFTLLFLGWFLVPIYFKTGVVTVPEFLEKVFDRRIRKFFALFSIIIYIFTKVLVSLFAAGLLFYDLFGLNIYASSILLVLITGLYSVIGGSSAVIKTQYFQGLILMIGAFILSIAGFNAVGGFEGLTSKVPDDFFNMFKSATDPDYPWTGIIFGAPIIAFWYWCTDQYIVQRLLSARSIDQARKGSLLAASLKILPIFILVFPGIFASILFPESRGDSAYSAMIYSDIVPHGLKGFVIAGLLAAIMSSLAGVFNTISVLFTNDFYKLRHPDANERKLILVGRLSTTAAVVGAILIVPLVKVITSQIYLFLQSVQSFVSPPITAVFLFGLFSKKMSPNTAIITLIIGEAIGILRLVLQLISDNGVVLHPILAGILGINFLHFSILLFLLSILIIQVGNAFSTADKTQIVSVINSSMKESLSEIRLNFGRIGHLKSLNSNFAISMVIVFVIIILWTFWN, from the coding sequence ATGTTTGAAGTATTTTCATACATAGATGCGGTAGTCCTCATTGTTTACTTCATTCTTATCCTCAGCCTTGGATTTTATTATTCTCAAAAGAATGATGATAATTACGAAAAGTATTTTCTTGCTGGCAAGAATATCCCCTGGTTTATTGTTGGAGTTTCAATTTTTGCAACAAACATTTCTAGTGAACATTTTATCGGTCTAGCTGGTGCAGGTTCATTGAGAGGACTTGCCGTAGGTCAATTTGAATTAATGGCAATTTTCACGCTTCTATTTCTTGGGTGGTTTTTAGTCCCAATTTATTTCAAAACTGGAGTTGTTACTGTCCCCGAATTTTTAGAGAAGGTTTTCGACCGCCGAATTCGAAAATTCTTTGCTCTTTTTTCTATAATCATTTACATCTTTACTAAAGTGCTTGTCTCTCTCTTTGCAGCCGGACTTTTATTCTATGATTTATTCGGATTGAATATTTATGCTTCTTCAATTTTGCTTGTTTTGATAACTGGACTTTACAGTGTAATTGGTGGATCAAGTGCTGTAATTAAAACACAATATTTTCAAGGATTAATTTTAATGATTGGTGCGTTTATTTTATCGATAGCTGGATTTAATGCAGTTGGTGGATTTGAGGGATTAACTTCAAAAGTCCCTGACGATTTTTTCAATATGTTTAAGAGCGCAACTGATCCAGACTATCCATGGACAGGAATTATTTTTGGAGCTCCAATCATAGCTTTCTGGTATTGGTGCACCGATCAATATATAGTTCAAAGATTGCTTAGTGCAAGATCAATTGATCAAGCTCGAAAAGGAAGTTTGCTTGCAGCGTCATTAAAAATTCTCCCAATATTTATTCTTGTTTTTCCAGGAATTTTTGCTTCAATACTTTTTCCGGAATCGAGAGGTGATAGTGCTTACTCTGCTATGATTTACAGCGATATTGTCCCGCACGGATTGAAAGGATTTGTTATTGCCGGTTTGCTTGCAGCAATTATGTCTTCTCTCGCAGGAGTTTTTAATACAATCTCTGTTTTGTTTACAAATGATTTTTATAAACTACGACATCCTGATGCAAATGAGAGAAAACTTATTCTAGTTGGAAGATTATCAACTACGGCAGCAGTTGTAGGAGCAATTTTAATAGTTCCACTGGTGAAAGTAATCACATCACAAATTTATCTTTTCCTGCAAAGTGTTCAGTCTTTTGTTAGTCCACCAATTACAGCAGTTTTTTTGTTCGGATTATTTTCAAAAAAGATGAGTCCGAATACTGCAATCATAACTTTAATCATTGGTGAAGCAATTGGAATATTGAGACTAGTTCTTCAATTGATTAGTGATAATGGTGTTGTATTACATCCAATTCTGGCTGGTATTCTTGGAATCAATTTCTTGCACTTTTCAATTTTATTATTCCTTCTTTCAATTTTAATAATTCAAGTTGGGAATGCTTTTTCAACAGCTGATAAAACCCAAATTGTATCTGTTATAAATTCATCAATGAAAGAAAGTCTTAGCGAGATACGATTAAATTTTGGAAGGATTGGACATTTAAAATCTCTGAATTCAAATTTTGCAATTTCAATGGTGATAGTTTTTGTCATAATAATTTTATGGACATTCTGGAACTAA
- a CDS encoding T9SS type A sorting domain-containing protein, producing MPIDFSINDRDNGPEREGILTYSPYNEDQSWRDVSRWLYTWIGNLWEPTSVQREDVVIKDYQLYQNYPNPFNPTTEIQFALPKKDYVSLKVYNVLGKEIATLIEGELQSGLYKVKFDASKLTSGIYFYKLTGSSFNQTRKMVLIK from the coding sequence ATACCAATTGATTTTTCTATCAATGATAGAGATAATGGCCCAGAGCGAGAAGGTATTCTCACATATTCACCTTACAACGAAGATCAATCATGGCGAGATGTCTCGAGATGGTTATACACCTGGATTGGAAATCTCTGGGAACCAACATCGGTTCAAAGAGAAGATGTGGTTATAAAAGATTATCAGCTCTATCAGAACTATCCGAATCCATTTAACCCAACAACTGAAATTCAATTTGCTTTGCCAAAGAAAGATTATGTTTCATTGAAAGTTTATAATGTATTGGGTAAAGAAATTGCAACTTTGATTGAAGGGGAATTGCAATCTGGTCTATACAAAGTCAAATTTGATGCTTCCAAATTAACGAGTGGCATTTACTTCTATAAGTTAACTGGAAGCTCATTTAACCAGACTAGAAAGATGGTGTTAATTAAATAA
- a CDS encoding ATP-binding protein codes for MSNKIREKIKEYHFEFKHITVLFIILFAFQLIVSFVNKASIKDFITTTQDWYLRESAEEIANLTATAIELVLESVDNNRTRSIEERKRIEQSFDIIFSQQQLAHNIDKLGLLIKKANHYVLIDDGKTLYNILIEQNNSSNKIQIDSNIIKLYQQVEKDVRVNEQIKSIRDGKTFHTFVPFVLHGEFIGAIYMSNSPDLSVISNQVISNYDETSIIYLSLILLGLLAMYFISSYTVKERDEAQKLFLEEHEKNIKKQITYEKELSFTKRIYHTHHKAEKIMGFIKEDLRTLSTENIEEVKYRVTKYSNFISRVIYDMKWYDPPIQTIRSSLFQTDLNEVLRFIVNNIFQRISSKSDAYEIKMELDESLPIININEFVIWEIVEPLIQNSIDHGGESNLLIKVSTKYDREKNISYLMIEDNGRGIVKEMLEVNEEGIKKLFIENSTTKTKGINNSGYGCYIAYEMVKRCGWEIDAENLDKGCRFTITIKH; via the coding sequence ATGTCTAACAAGATTCGTGAGAAAATTAAGGAATATCATTTTGAGTTTAAGCATATAACAGTTTTATTCATTATTCTTTTTGCCTTTCAACTAATTGTTTCGTTTGTCAATAAAGCATCGATAAAAGATTTTATTACAACAACGCAGGATTGGTACTTAAGAGAATCGGCGGAAGAAATTGCAAACCTCACTGCAACAGCTATTGAACTTGTGCTCGAATCAGTTGATAACAATAGAACCAGATCAATTGAAGAAAGAAAAAGAATTGAACAATCTTTTGATATAATATTCAGCCAACAACAACTTGCCCACAATATTGATAAACTTGGTTTGCTCATAAAAAAAGCCAATCATTATGTTCTAATTGATGATGGAAAAACTCTCTACAATATCTTAATTGAGCAGAATAATTCATCAAATAAAATTCAAATTGATTCAAATATTATCAAACTTTATCAGCAGGTCGAGAAAGATGTAAGAGTGAACGAACAAATTAAAAGCATTCGCGACGGAAAAACTTTTCACACCTTTGTCCCATTTGTTCTTCACGGTGAATTCATTGGTGCAATTTATATGAGTAATTCCCCTGATTTGAGTGTAATAAGCAATCAGGTTATAAGCAATTATGATGAGACCTCGATCATTTATTTATCTTTAATACTGCTCGGATTGCTTGCAATGTATTTCATTTCGTCATATACAGTTAAAGAGAGAGACGAAGCTCAAAAACTTTTTCTCGAGGAACATGAAAAAAATATTAAAAAGCAGATTACATATGAGAAAGAATTGAGTTTTACCAAACGAATTTATCACACTCATCATAAAGCTGAAAAAATAATGGGCTTTATCAAAGAAGATTTGAGAACTCTTTCAACTGAGAATATTGAAGAGGTTAAGTATCGAGTTACCAAGTATTCAAATTTTATATCCAGAGTTATTTACGATATGAAATGGTATGATCCGCCAATTCAAACAATCAGAAGTTCTCTCTTTCAGACAGATTTAAATGAAGTTTTAAGATTCATTGTTAATAATATCTTTCAGAGAATTTCAAGTAAATCTGACGCTTATGAAATAAAAATGGAACTTGATGAAAGTCTGCCAATAATTAACATAAATGAGTTTGTCATATGGGAAATTGTAGAACCATTAATTCAGAATAGTATTGATCACGGCGGAGAAAGTAATTTGCTCATTAAAGTTTCTACAAAATATGATAGAGAAAAGAACATTTCGTATTTGATGATTGAAGATAACGGTCGAGGCATTGTTAAGGAAATGCTCGAAGTAAATGAGGAAGGAATTAAGAAGCTTTTTATTGAAAACTCAACAACTAAGACAAAAGGAATAAATAATTCTGGTTATGGCTGTTATATTGCTTACGAAATGGTAAAGCGATGCGGCTGGGAAATTGATGCTGAAAATCTTGACAAAGGCTGTAGATTTACAATCACAATTAAGCATTGA
- a CDS encoding sigma-54-dependent Fis family transcriptional regulator encodes MLSDKKINVLLIEDEDFDVRRVIKTIEPFSDQIKILQIVSNGKAALEYIEENKGKIHVVIMDYQIAGGLMGEALIQKIKEIDSSLQINVITKMTINLTDFNFANKLLKAGAFWYCTKYPGDIEDFIYQPTDFIISIFNAYEKCMLERERLRALQKMKSNVEDILNEKKIIGESPVMIQLKNDIESLAKSNLNLLIRGASGTGKELVAYNIHYRSDRKYEKFVVVNCGGIPENLVESELFGYEKGAFTGADRRKPGFFEMANHGTIFLDEITELPLPAQVKLLRVIQDGEIEKIGRTETIKVDVRIIAATNRNIEQEVREKRFREDLYYRLNVLSIEVPLLRKRVSDIPLLIDYFLTNFSIDMGKDKPEIPEETMKIFLNYDWPGNVRELKNVVQRILFRAGKVITPEEAINAISFGQNLSFDKDDIRSLFNPQNILPLKDAERIFREKYFRFVREISASDKDAALKLGLAPSNFYRMAKELGMK; translated from the coding sequence ATGCTCTCAGACAAAAAGATTAATGTACTTTTAATTGAAGATGAAGATTTTGATGTAAGACGAGTAATTAAAACAATCGAGCCATTCTCTGATCAGATAAAAATTCTCCAAATTGTTTCGAATGGAAAAGCTGCACTTGAATACATTGAAGAGAATAAAGGCAAAATTCATGTTGTTATAATGGATTATCAAATAGCTGGCGGATTAATGGGCGAAGCTTTGATCCAGAAAATTAAAGAGATTGATTCTTCGCTTCAGATTAATGTCATTACGAAAATGACAATCAATTTAACAGATTTCAATTTTGCCAATAAGCTGCTTAAAGCTGGTGCTTTCTGGTATTGTACGAAATACCCAGGTGATATTGAGGATTTCATTTATCAGCCGACCGATTTTATCATTAGTATTTTTAATGCATACGAAAAATGTATGCTCGAGCGTGAAAGACTTCGTGCTCTTCAGAAAATGAAAAGTAATGTTGAGGATATTTTAAATGAGAAGAAAATCATTGGTGAATCGCCGGTAATGATTCAATTGAAAAATGATATTGAAAGCCTTGCAAAAAGCAATCTCAATTTATTAATTAGAGGAGCTTCAGGCACGGGAAAAGAGCTGGTTGCTTACAACATTCACTACAGAAGCGATAGGAAATATGAAAAGTTCGTTGTAGTGAATTGTGGCGGAATTCCAGAAAACTTAGTCGAAAGTGAATTGTTTGGTTATGAAAAAGGTGCTTTTACAGGTGCTGATAGACGAAAACCTGGATTCTTTGAAATGGCAAATCACGGAACAATTTTTTTGGATGAGATTACTGAGTTGCCGCTTCCTGCTCAGGTTAAACTTTTAAGGGTTATTCAGGATGGCGAGATTGAAAAAATTGGTAGGACTGAAACCATAAAAGTTGATGTCAGAATTATTGCAGCAACAAATCGAAACATTGAGCAAGAAGTTAGAGAAAAAAGATTTCGTGAAGATCTTTATTACAGATTAAATGTCCTTTCAATTGAAGTTCCGCTATTGCGAAAGAGAGTTTCAGATATTCCACTTTTAATTGACTATTTCCTCACTAACTTTTCAATTGATATGGGTAAAGATAAACCGGAAATCCCGGAAGAGACAATGAAAATTTTTCTGAATTACGATTGGCCAGGCAATGTTCGAGAGCTAAAAAATGTTGTTCAAAGAATTCTCTTCAGAGCCGGTAAAGTAATAACCCCCGAAGAAGCAATCAATGCAATTAGCTTTGGTCAAAATCTTTCTTTTGATAAAGATGATATTCGGTCATTATTCAATCCTCAGAATATTCTTCCACTTAAAGATGCTGAAAGAATTTTTCGAGAAAAATATTTTCGTTTTGTAAGAGAGATTTCCGCTTCCGATAAAGACGCAGCTCTTAAACTTGGTTTAGCTCCTTCCAATTTTTATCGAATGGCAAAAGAACTCGGAATGAAGTGA
- a CDS encoding extracellular solute-binding protein: MNIEKLFYIVTSTILVTIFLLFTFVFSPGTYRENFKNKEKVIYYVDHISSAHKKLIDKFNQKYKGQIRVEIINLSFDKFSTNERKDLLARYLRSKSNRIDIFSVDVIWVSRFKKWSVPLTKYIDSNHIKNLLPHTLKTCVFNDTLFAVPLYTDVALMFYREDILKKLPDSENYQRELEESISWEKFFELKKKLERYSQASKPFYIFQADKYEGLMCSFVEILNNFGIDLMDNEQNLNLENDRARKAIQFLIDLVNKYKISPKEVSNLRENESYKYFSDNDAFAVRGWPSFTSKDNKYVNPELLPHIRKAPTPHLEGSKPASVFGGWNLMVSKYSDKIPEVVKFIEFLIEPESQKILYEEGGYLPVCQSLYDDSSFIAKHPDLMFYKKLFDQGIHRPMDENYTTISDLISLNLSKAIEQNYSAEETIKKIVNQLKENVALAR, from the coding sequence ATGAACATCGAAAAACTTTTTTACATAGTTACGAGCACAATTCTGGTTACAATTTTTTTACTGTTTACATTTGTCTTCTCTCCTGGAACTTACAGAGAAAATTTTAAGAACAAAGAAAAAGTAATTTACTATGTTGACCATATCTCAAGTGCTCATAAAAAACTAATTGATAAATTTAATCAGAAATACAAAGGTCAAATCAGGGTAGAAATAATTAATCTTTCTTTTGATAAATTCAGTACCAACGAAAGAAAAGATTTACTTGCTCGTTACTTGAGAAGTAAGAGTAATAGAATTGATATTTTTTCAGTGGATGTGATCTGGGTCTCCCGCTTCAAAAAATGGTCAGTCCCGCTTACTAAATACATTGATTCAAATCATATAAAAAACCTGCTGCCGCATACACTTAAAACTTGTGTTTTTAATGATACTCTCTTTGCTGTCCCGCTTTATACAGATGTAGCTTTGATGTTCTATCGAGAAGATATATTGAAAAAACTTCCTGATTCTGAAAATTATCAGAGAGAACTTGAAGAATCCATCAGTTGGGAAAAGTTTTTTGAATTGAAAAAGAAACTCGAAAGATATAGTCAGGCTTCTAAACCATTTTATATATTTCAGGCTGATAAGTATGAAGGATTGATGTGCTCTTTTGTTGAGATCTTAAATAACTTTGGAATTGATCTTATGGATAATGAACAGAATTTAAATCTTGAAAACGACCGTGCAAGAAAAGCAATTCAGTTTTTGATTGATCTCGTAAACAAGTACAAAATATCACCAAAAGAAGTTAGCAACTTGAGGGAGAATGAAAGTTATAAATATTTTTCTGACAATGATGCTTTCGCTGTAAGAGGCTGGCCTAGTTTTACAAGCAAGGACAATAAATATGTTAATCCTGAGCTTTTACCCCATATCAGGAAAGCACCAACTCCACATCTTGAAGGTTCAAAACCAGCTTCTGTTTTTGGCGGATGGAATTTAATGGTCTCAAAATACTCAGACAAAATTCCTGAAGTTGTTAAGTTCATTGAATTTCTAATTGAACCTGAATCGCAAAAGATTCTTTATGAAGAAGGTGGATATTTGCCAGTTTGTCAGAGTTTATACGATGATTCAAGTTTTATCGCAAAACATCCGGATTTAATGTTTTACAAGAAATTATTTGATCAAGGTATTCATCGTCCAATGGATGAAAACTATACAACAATTTCTGATTTAATCTCATTAAATTTAAGCAAAGCTATCGAACAAAATTATTCAGCTGAAGAAACAATCAAGAAAATTGTTAATCAATTAAAAGAAAATGTGGCGCTTGCAAGGTAA